The Fervidicoccaceae archaeon genome contains the following window.
CTAAGGTTAGAGTAATGCTCCGAGGTCAGGAAGACCCGTCCATTACGTCTCTGACGGATCCCTCCAAGATAATCGTCGTCGGCAAGCCCGTGCTCAGACCCCCCCGCGGTTACAAGGTTTACAAGCTCCGAGAGCTACCCGAGGCTCTGAGAGGCGCCGTATTGAGTAGACTGTCGAGAGCTTAGAAAGAGCCCTCACACCGGCCTCGCGATCATCACGCCGTCTTCGTCCTCGATTACTCTGGCAACCACTTCGTCTCCAACC
Protein-coding sequences here:
- a CDS encoding DUF5622 domain-containing protein; this encodes MGNSRKYVYIDVGGRYAKVRVMLRGQEDPSITSLTDPSKIIVVGKPVLRPPRGYKVYKLRELPEALRGAVLSRLSRA